A single region of the Brassica rapa cultivar Chiifu-401-42 chromosome A03, CAAS_Brap_v3.01, whole genome shotgun sequence genome encodes:
- the LOC103861951 gene encoding FGGY carbohydrate kinase domain-containing protein: MTTVELNPFPSRSVFLGVDVGTGSARAGLFDESGKLLGSSSSPIQIWKDGDCVEQSSTDIWHAVCAAVRAACSLANVSDVEVKGIGFAATCSLVAVDAEGSPVTVSWSGDSRRNIIVWMDHRAVKQAERINSFNSPVLQYCGGGVSPEMEPPKLLWVKENLQESWSMVYKWMDLSDWLSFRATGDDTRSLCTTVCKWTYLGHAHMQQQMTEKASRDMEACGWDDEFWEEIGLGDLVDGHHAKIGRSVAFPGHPLGNGLTATAAKELGLLAGTPVGTSLIDAHAGGVGVMESKSDSDSLKKDSDVDTLCTRMVLVCGTSTCHMAVSREKLFIPGVWGPFWSAVVPEYWLTEGGQSATGALLDHIIENHVASPRLANQAASQKVSVFELLNNILKSMAQEDTSSPFVAALTSEMHILPDFHGNRSPVADPNSKGVVFGMTLDTSEKQLALLYLATVQGIAYGTRHIVEHCNAHGHKIDTLLACGGLSKNPLFIQEHADIVGCPIILPRESESVLLGAAILGAVAAKSYPSLHDAMKALNAAGQVVHPSSDPKVKKYHDAKYRIFRDLYEQQLSHRSIITQALS; this comes from the exons ATGACCACCGTCGAGTTAAATCCGTTCCCGTCTCGCTCCGTTTTCCTCGGCGTAGACGTCGGAACCGGAAGCGCCCGAGCCG GTTTGTTTGATGAAAGTGGAAAGCTTCTAGGTTCTTCTAGTAGCCCTATACAGATTTGGAAAGATGGAGACTGTGTTGAG CAATCTTCAACGGATATATGGCACGCGGTTTGTGCAGCTGTGAGAGCTGCTTGCTCTCTTGCGAATGTTTCTGATGTTGAAGTTAAAGGAATAGGCTTTGCTGCCACCTGCTCTCTCG TGGCGGTTGATGCTGAGGGGTCTCCTGTGACTGTCTCTTGGAGTGGTGATTCGAGAAGGAACATTATTGTTTGGATGGACCATAGAGCTGTGAAGCAGGCGGAGAGAATCAACTCGTTTAACTCTCCAGTGTTGCAGTACTGTGGCGGCGGTGTTTCTCCAGAGATGGAGCCACCCAAA TTACTATGGGTGAAAGAGAATCTCCAGGAGTCTTGGTCAATGGTGTATAAGTGGATGGACCTgagtgattggctctccttcaG AGCTACTGGAGATGATACACGTAGCTTGTGCACCACGGTATGTAAATGGACGTATCTTGGTCATGCACATATGCAGCAGCAGATGACTGAGAAGGCTTCTCGTGACATGGAAGCTTGTGGGTGGGATGATGAGTTCTGGGAAGAGATTGGCTTAGGCGATCTTGTAGATGGTCACCATGCTAAGATCG GGAGAAGTGTGGCTTTCCCTGGGCATCCACTTGGTAACGGACTAACCGCAACAGCTGCTAAG GAACTGGGTCTGTTGGCTGGAACACCTGTCGGGACATCACTCATTGATGCTCATGCAGGTGGTGTTGGGGTCATGGAAAGTAAATCAGATTCAGACTCATTGAAGAAAG attcggaTGTGGATACCTTATGCACTCGAATGGTTTTAGTATGTGGCACATCAACGTGCCATATGGCTGTTTCACGTGAAAAGCTTTTTATTCCTGGCGTGTGGGGGCCTTTCTGGTCAG CTGTGGTACCGGAGTATTGGCTAACGGAAGGAGGACAGAGTGCGACTGGGGCTTTACTTGATCACATAATCGAAAACCATGTTGCTTCTCCTCGTCTTGCAAATCAAGCTGCTTCCCAGA AAGTTTCTGTGTTTGAACTTCTAAACAACATCTTAAAATCGATGGCGCAAGAAGATACAAGTTCTCCGTTTGTAGCTGCTCTTACCTCAGAGATGCATATCCTTCCTGACTTTCACGGAAACAG GTCTCCCGTTGCAGACCCAAATTCGAAAGGAGTGGTATTTGGAATGACTCTTGACACATCAGAGAAGCAGCTAGCTCTTCTATACTTAGCCACAGTACAGGGGATTGCTTATGGCACACGTCACATTGTAGAGCATTGCAATGCCCATGGCCACAAA ATCGACACACTGCTTGCTTGTGGAGGCCTTTCAAAGAACCCATTGTTCATCCAAGAACATGCAGACATCGTTG GTTGTCCGATTATTCTACCACGAGAAAGTGAGTCTGTTCTTCTAGGAGCAGCCATTCTTGGAGCAGTTGCTGCCAAGAGCTACCCTAGTCTCCATGATGCTATGAAAGCTTTGAACGCAGCTGGACAA GTTGTTCATCCATCATCAGACCCTAAGGTTAAGAAGTATCACGATGCAAAATACCGCATCTTCCGTGACCTCTACGAACAGCAATTGTCTCACCGTTCCATCATCACCCAAGCTCTTTCCTAG
- the LOC103861953 gene encoding pathogenesis-related protein PR-1: protein MAPPKHINGVSVAVAALILLVACFHCVDANYQQQFMAPQNAARARLRLRPLIWDAKLARYAQWWANQRRGDCALIHSNGPYGENLFWGSGNRWSPAQAANGWLSEARSYNYYSNSCRAEMCGHYTQIVWKSTQRIGCAHVICNGGGGVLLACSYDPPGNFLGRRPY, encoded by the coding sequence ATGGCTCCTCCTAAACACATTAATGGTGTTTCGGTTGCAGTCGCGGCTCTCATACTACTTGTAGCATGTTTTCATTGCGTTGATGCAAACTATCAACAACAATTCATGGCTCCACAAAACGCAGCGAGAGCTCGTTTGAGACTCAGGCCGCTAATATGGGACGCCAAACTAGCCCGTTACGCGCAATGGTGGGCCAACCAGAGACGTGGTGACTGCGCCTTGATACATTCTAACGGACCATACGGTGAGAATCTATTCTGGGGCTCAGGCAATAGATGGAGCCCGGCTCAAGCAGCCAATGGATGGTTGTCGGAAGCAAGGAGCTATAACTATTACTCTAACTCGTGTCGGGCCGAGATGTGTGGCCATTACACGCAGATTGTGTGGAAGAGCACGCAGAGGATTGGTTGTGCTCATGTGATCTGTAATGGTGGAGGTGGCGTGTTATTGGCGTGCAGTTATGATCCACCGGGAAACTTTCTTGGTAGGAGACCTTATTGA